Proteins from a single region of Undibacterium sp. KW1:
- a CDS encoding phasin family protein has protein sequence MTTNTPEQFIATTKANLEAQFASLTSLNKKAFEGLEQLFALNVNAAKASLEEGTAAAKQLLSAKDPQEFFTLSAAQAQPNAEKALAYGRHLASITTATQQEFTKAVEAHIAETNTKVISLIDEVTKNAPAGSEQAVTALKSVVGNINAGYEQLSKTTKQAVQTLEENLTKATQQFTQAAEKATAKKK, from the coding sequence ATGACTACCAATACACCAGAACAATTTATCGCTACGACGAAAGCTAACCTGGAAGCGCAATTCGCTTCCCTGACTTCCCTGAACAAAAAAGCATTTGAAGGTCTGGAGCAGTTGTTTGCCCTGAACGTCAATGCTGCTAAAGCCAGCCTGGAAGAAGGTACTGCTGCTGCCAAGCAATTGCTGAGCGCCAAAGACCCACAAGAATTTTTCACTTTGTCTGCAGCACAAGCTCAGCCAAACGCTGAAAAAGCACTGGCTTATGGCCGTCACCTGGCAAGCATCACTACAGCAACTCAGCAAGAATTCACTAAAGCTGTTGAAGCGCACATCGCTGAAACAAACACTAAAGTGATTTCCCTGATCGACGAAGTAACTAAAAATGCACCAGCTGGTTCCGAACAAGCTGTTACAGCCTTGAAATCTGTTGTTGGCAACATCAACGCAGGCTACGAGCAACTGTCCAAAACAACCAAGCAAGCTGTACAAACTCTGGAAGAAAACCTGACCAAGGCTACCCAGCAGTTCACACAAGCGGCTGAAAAAGCAACTGCTAAAAAGAAATAA
- a CDS encoding sulfatase-like hydrolase/transferase, with product MADQSDNRSGNISRRKVLAAMAGTGLAAAFGDVADRQHRPSSIPKVPGAMTAQGLRQRRPNILLIVNDQLRHWQDLPSGLGLSAHEMLLEQGTGMMNFHANTTPCSPSRSNMYFGQHTQHTLMTANVDAPPSFPKLADDLPSLGHLLRAQAYYTAYKGKWHLSHVRPDSGLVYGPYPTTENALEPYGFSDYNADGDPHGSTWTGYRYDGQIASNAVQWLSTKGRAMRGKQPWFLAVNFVNPHDVMYVSTGDAQVASRQQRNMLSPLSTPPTGGVYDKYWDLPLPDSYYQDKLIGKPWATSSYIEMCNWLYGHIDPNDEAAWRAYQSYYFNCVRDVDSHALTVLQALKKLGMDKDTIVIYTSDHGEMAGAHKLRQKGPFMYKENMRLPFIVRHPDVAGGKMTNALGSHMDLVPTILGMAGVDAHALAEKYPYLKGVDISAAISTTGATTERDKKGILFNYGVPLYMDPEFSRKGAKTGKIYNKLNSLFIGFESGQFLPSLENPALFRGIHDGRYKFARYFKPADHHQPRDWQNLRTRNQLELYDTQTDPNEITNLAASPEQHKDLLLDLNQRLNTLISTEVGDDLGRELPGPAFLYQQRES from the coding sequence ATGGCAGATCAGTCAGACAATCGGTCAGGTAATATCAGCCGCAGAAAAGTACTGGCCGCGATGGCGGGCACAGGCCTGGCGGCAGCCTTTGGCGACGTGGCCGACCGGCAACACAGGCCGAGCAGCATACCCAAGGTGCCGGGAGCAATGACAGCCCAAGGCTTGCGCCAGCGGCGGCCGAATATCCTGCTGATCGTGAATGATCAGTTACGCCACTGGCAAGACTTGCCGTCTGGCCTGGGCTTGTCTGCCCATGAAATGCTGCTGGAACAAGGCACAGGCATGATGAATTTCCATGCAAATACCACGCCTTGTTCGCCTTCACGCTCGAATATGTATTTTGGCCAACATACCCAGCACACCCTGATGACGGCAAATGTCGATGCGCCACCTTCTTTTCCCAAACTGGCAGATGACTTGCCCAGCCTCGGGCATTTGTTGAGGGCCCAGGCTTATTACACCGCCTACAAGGGTAAATGGCATTTAAGCCATGTACGCCCTGATTCTGGCCTGGTGTATGGACCTTATCCAACGACAGAAAATGCGCTTGAACCCTACGGTTTTTCTGACTACAACGCCGATGGCGATCCCCATGGTTCTACCTGGACCGGCTACCGCTATGACGGGCAAATCGCCAGCAATGCGGTACAGTGGTTGAGCACGAAAGGGCGCGCCATGCGCGGCAAGCAGCCCTGGTTTCTGGCGGTGAATTTTGTGAATCCACATGATGTCATGTATGTCAGCACTGGCGATGCACAAGTGGCCAGCCGGCAGCAGCGCAATATGTTGTCGCCCTTATCGACCCCACCCACAGGCGGTGTTTACGACAAATACTGGGATCTGCCTTTGCCAGACAGTTATTACCAGGATAAATTGATCGGCAAACCCTGGGCCACCAGCTCTTACATAGAAATGTGTAACTGGCTATACGGCCATATAGACCCCAACGATGAAGCGGCCTGGCGCGCCTATCAAAGTTATTACTTCAATTGCGTACGCGATGTTGATAGCCATGCCCTGACGGTATTGCAGGCACTGAAAAAGCTGGGCATGGATAAGGACACCATCGTCATCTATACATCGGACCATGGAGAAATGGCAGGTGCCCACAAGCTGCGCCAGAAGGGGCCCTTCATGTATAAGGAAAACATGCGCCTGCCCTTCATCGTGCGCCACCCTGATGTGGCGGGTGGCAAGATGACGAATGCACTGGGTTCACATATGGACTTAGTGCCCACCATCCTTGGCATGGCTGGCGTAGATGCGCATGCACTTGCAGAAAAATATCCTTATCTGAAGGGTGTCGATATCAGTGCCGCCATCAGCACAACTGGCGCGACCACAGAGCGCGATAAAAAAGGTATCTTGTTCAACTACGGCGTCCCTCTGTATATGGACCCGGAATTTTCACGCAAGGGGGCAAAAACCGGCAAGATATATAACAAGCTGAACTCGCTTTTCATCGGTTTTGAAAGCGGCCAGTTTTTACCTAGTCTGGAAAACCCGGCCCTGTTCCGCGGCATCCATGATGGCCGTTATAAATTTGCCCGTTATTTCAAACCTGCCGATCATCACCAGCCACGTGACTGGCAAAATCTGAGGACACGTAACCAGCTAGAGCTTTATGATACGCAAACCGACCCGAATGAAATCACCAACCTGGCCGCCAGCCCTGAGCAGCACAAGGATTTGCTGCTGGACTTGAATCAGAGATTGAATACATTGATCAGTACTGAAGTGGGAGATGATCTGGGCAGGGAATTACCAGGGCCTGCATTTTTATATCAACAGAGAGAAAGCTAA
- a CDS encoding LysR family transcriptional regulator, producing MNLKKLRHVVVLAEQGNFARAADKLNLSQPALSRSISGLEDELGMRLFDRDQAGATATAAGRQLITRARDLLYAANNLKQEMAQLRDGESGQIIFGAGPFPAASFLPAVLTELASNYPRMRTVLEVNNSDTLMEHLLAEKLEFFIADTRSLRPDKHIQLRPLTRQTGGLYCRREHPLTLKAKLSLQDLQSASYASVYLADIFMPAMRKAFGLESGQDLPLVTTCDNIYVLKHVVRHSDAILLCTQAAVAEELGSGELIELKADGWQTMQAEIGVVSLARRSLSPMAELVLARVAAHV from the coding sequence ATGAACCTGAAAAAACTCCGACATGTCGTCGTACTTGCAGAGCAAGGCAATTTTGCCCGTGCCGCTGACAAGCTCAATCTTAGCCAGCCGGCATTGAGCCGTAGTATTTCGGGTCTCGAAGATGAGCTGGGCATGCGCCTGTTTGACCGTGACCAGGCTGGTGCCACGGCCACTGCTGCTGGCAGGCAACTGATTACGCGCGCCCGTGATTTGCTGTATGCGGCAAATAACCTCAAACAGGAAATGGCACAACTGCGCGATGGTGAAAGTGGCCAGATCATTTTTGGGGCCGGGCCTTTTCCTGCCGCCAGTTTTTTGCCAGCGGTACTGACTGAACTGGCTAGTAACTACCCACGCATGCGTACCGTGCTCGAAGTCAATAATAGCGACACCCTGATGGAACATCTGCTGGCAGAAAAGCTGGAATTTTTTATCGCCGACACCCGCAGCCTGAGACCGGACAAGCATATACAGCTCAGGCCTCTTACCCGGCAAACCGGTGGTCTGTATTGCCGCCGTGAGCACCCACTGACCTTGAAAGCGAAATTGAGCCTGCAAGACTTGCAAAGCGCCAGTTATGCCAGCGTGTATCTGGCAGATATTTTCATGCCTGCCATGCGCAAGGCGTTTGGCCTGGAGTCCGGCCAGGACCTGCCACTGGTGACGACTTGCGACAATATCTATGTACTCAAACATGTGGTCAGACATAGCGACGCAATACTCCTGTGTACTCAGGCAGCGGTGGCAGAAGAACTCGGTTCCGGTGAGCTGATTGAGCTCAAGGCCGATGGCTGGCAAACCATGCAGGCAGAAATTGGTGTGGTCAGCCTGGCAAGACGTAGCCTGTCACCAATGGCAGAACTGGTATTGGCCAGGGTCGCAGCGCATGTATAA
- a CDS encoding acetyl-CoA C-acetyltransferase, protein MQDVVIVAAGRTAVGKFGGSLAKTAASDLGSHVIKALLAKTGLSGDLISEVILGQVLTAGVGQNAARQAVIRAGLPDMVPAFTINKVCGSGLKATHLAAQAIKAGDADIIIAGGQENMSASPHVLNGSRDGFRMGDAKLVDTMIVDGLWDVYNQYHMGITAENVAKKYGVTREEQDLFALASQNKAEAAQKAGKFKDEIIPFELVSKKGTTVFDTDEFIKHGTTLESLASLRPAFDKNGTVTAGNASGLNDGAAAVIMMTAQRAEQLGLPVLARIKAYSSAGVDPTIMGMGPVPAAQLCLKKAGWTHQDLDLMEINEAFAAQAIGVNKEMGWDTSKINVNGGAIAIGHPIGASGARILVSLIHEMIRRDAKKGLASLCIGGGMGVALAIER, encoded by the coding sequence ATGCAAGACGTGGTAATCGTAGCTGCAGGCCGTACTGCAGTAGGCAAATTTGGTGGCTCTTTGGCAAAAACCGCTGCTTCCGACCTGGGCTCCCATGTCATCAAGGCCTTGCTGGCAAAAACCGGCCTGAGCGGCGATCTGATCAGTGAAGTCATCCTGGGTCAGGTACTGACCGCCGGCGTAGGCCAGAATGCCGCCCGCCAGGCTGTCATCCGTGCCGGTTTGCCAGACATGGTACCGGCTTTCACCATCAACAAGGTATGCGGCAGCGGCCTCAAAGCGACTCATCTGGCAGCACAAGCCATCAAGGCTGGCGATGCTGACATCATCATCGCCGGCGGTCAGGAAAACATGAGCGCTTCTCCACATGTATTGAATGGCTCGCGTGATGGCTTCCGCATGGGCGACGCCAAGCTGGTCGATACCATGATCGTTGACGGCCTGTGGGATGTGTATAACCAATACCACATGGGTATCACGGCAGAAAACGTCGCCAAGAAATACGGTGTGACGCGTGAAGAGCAAGACCTGTTTGCCCTGGCATCCCAAAACAAGGCAGAAGCCGCGCAAAAAGCCGGCAAGTTCAAGGATGAAATCATACCTTTTGAACTGGTCAGCAAAAAAGGCACGACAGTGTTTGATACTGATGAATTCATCAAGCATGGCACCACGCTGGAATCTTTGGCATCCCTGCGCCCGGCATTTGACAAGAATGGTACCGTCACTGCAGGTAATGCATCTGGCCTCAATGATGGTGCTGCTGCAGTCATCATGATGACTGCACAAAGAGCCGAGCAACTGGGTTTGCCAGTGCTGGCCCGTATCAAGGCCTACTCTTCTGCCGGTGTCGATCCTACCATCATGGGCATGGGCCCGGTACCCGCCGCCCAGCTCTGCCTCAAAAAAGCAGGCTGGACACATCAGGACCTGGATTTGATGGAAATCAATGAAGCCTTTGCCGCACAGGCAATCGGCGTCAATAAAGAAATGGGCTGGGACACCAGCAAGATCAATGTCAATGGCGGTGCGATTGCGATTGGTCACCCTATCGGCGCATCAGGTGCCCGCATCCTGGTCAGCCTGATCCATGAAATGATACGACGCGATGCCAAAAAAGGCCTGGCGAGCTTGTGTATCGGTGGTGGCATGGGTGTGGCGCTGGCGATAGAACGTTAA
- a CDS encoding S9 family peptidase: MKSKLSLLLLAALGANAGAQENLNYQKPPQAILELADFQRAPVVSMDSHRKMLLLSYRNTYKSLNDLSQTEMRLAGLRINPVTNISSTLTYVNNLKLRKVDATEEIQVKGLPQNPLISHVKWSPNEKKIAFTNTAAKGVELWVIDVETATAKKLTEANLNANLGAPFDWYRDSDGLLIKVLPKNRPALLDASKDLPSGPIISTSSGAASQNRTYADLLKNQNDESNFVNLTTSELHKVSLNGKSSLFKKADMFAGVSFSPDGKYLQISTIQKPFSYVVPLDRFPSKTIVSDLAGKQIKVVDESPLHEIIPKGFSAVAVGKRQLDWRADKAASLTYVQALDGGDPANKTEFRDEVFSWDAPFDKPAISLVKVAQRYNGIVWGNDNLAVVSDGWYDTRNTKAYLFNPSNPAEAPRLISDRNMQDIYSDPGRFETKYNQYHRRVLAIEDNKAYLLGAGHTKKGQFPFIDELDLASLKKNRLYQSTYTDKVENIVSIEDVKKGDVLVQIQSKTEYPNYYFRNIKGGNQLTPVTQFKNPFMGLKDVSKEVIKYKRKDGVELSGTLYLPANYDKSKKDKLPLLIWAYPAEFKDKNSAGQSKHNENLFTFPSYASFIYWVARGYAVLDDAAFPIIGEGKTEPNDNFIPQLVDNAEAAIDAVDALGYIDRKRVAVGGHSYGAFMTANLLTHSKLFACGIARSGAYNRTLTPFGFQSEQRNYWESPEVYTKMSPFMNADKMKTPLLLVHGEADNNPGTFTLQTERYFQALKGLGAPVRMVILPKESHSYAARENIMHLLWEQDQFLEKCLKK, translated from the coding sequence ATGAAAAGCAAACTGAGTCTGCTCTTGCTGGCTGCGCTGGGTGCCAATGCGGGTGCGCAGGAAAATCTGAACTATCAAAAACCGCCGCAAGCGATACTGGAGCTGGCTGACTTCCAGCGCGCACCTGTCGTGAGCATGGATAGTCACAGAAAGATGCTGCTGCTCAGTTATCGCAATACTTATAAATCACTGAATGATCTGAGCCAGACTGAAATGCGTCTGGCCGGTTTGCGCATCAACCCGGTTACCAACATCTCCAGTACGCTAACGTATGTCAATAATCTGAAGCTACGTAAAGTCGATGCGACAGAAGAAATACAGGTCAAAGGTTTGCCACAAAACCCGCTGATCAGCCATGTCAAATGGTCGCCGAATGAAAAGAAGATTGCCTTCACCAATACAGCAGCCAAAGGTGTAGAGCTGTGGGTCATCGATGTGGAAACAGCAACAGCAAAAAAACTGACAGAAGCCAACCTGAATGCCAATCTGGGCGCGCCGTTTGACTGGTACAGGGATAGTGACGGCCTGCTCATCAAGGTCTTGCCCAAGAACCGCCCGGCCTTGCTGGATGCCAGCAAGGATTTGCCAAGCGGCCCTATCATCTCCACATCCAGCGGTGCGGCATCGCAGAACCGCACTTATGCTGATCTGTTGAAGAACCAGAATGACGAAAGCAATTTCGTCAACCTGACAACTTCTGAGCTGCATAAAGTCAGCCTGAATGGCAAGAGCAGTTTATTCAAGAAGGCTGATATGTTTGCTGGAGTCAGCTTTTCTCCTGACGGCAAATACCTGCAGATCAGTACCATACAAAAACCTTTCTCTTACGTGGTTCCGCTTGATCGTTTCCCATCAAAAACCATCGTCAGCGATTTGGCTGGCAAGCAGATCAAGGTCGTTGATGAATCACCTTTGCATGAAATCATCCCCAAGGGTTTTAGTGCTGTTGCAGTTGGCAAACGGCAGCTGGACTGGCGCGCAGACAAGGCAGCCAGCCTGACTTATGTACAGGCGCTTGATGGCGGTGACCCGGCCAATAAGACAGAGTTCCGCGATGAAGTGTTTTCCTGGGATGCGCCTTTCGACAAGCCAGCTATCTCGCTGGTAAAAGTCGCGCAGCGTTATAACGGCATCGTCTGGGGTAATGACAATTTGGCGGTTGTCAGTGATGGCTGGTATGACACACGCAATACCAAGGCCTATCTGTTCAACCCGTCCAATCCGGCAGAAGCACCACGCCTGATCTCTGACCGTAACATGCAGGATATCTATTCTGATCCTGGCCGCTTTGAAACCAAATACAACCAGTATCACCGCCGTGTGCTGGCGATAGAAGATAACAAGGCCTATCTGCTGGGCGCTGGTCATACCAAAAAAGGTCAGTTCCCTTTCATCGATGAACTCGATCTGGCCAGCCTGAAAAAGAACCGCCTGTATCAATCGACTTATACCGACAAGGTAGAAAACATCGTCTCGATAGAAGATGTCAAAAAAGGCGATGTGCTGGTGCAGATACAGTCGAAGACTGAATACCCGAATTATTACTTCCGTAATATCAAGGGCGGCAATCAACTCACACCCGTAACGCAATTCAAGAACCCATTCATGGGCTTGAAGGATGTCTCGAAAGAAGTCATCAAATACAAGCGCAAGGACGGCGTGGAATTGTCTGGCACCCTGTACCTGCCTGCCAATTACGACAAGAGCAAGAAAGACAAACTGCCTTTGCTGATCTGGGCCTACCCGGCAGAATTCAAGGACAAGAATTCTGCAGGACAAAGCAAGCATAATGAAAACCTGTTCACCTTCCCCAGCTACGCATCATTCATCTATTGGGTAGCACGCGGCTATGCAGTACTCGATGACGCGGCCTTCCCCATCATCGGCGAGGGCAAGACCGAGCCGAACGATAACTTCATCCCGCAACTGGTCGATAATGCCGAAGCGGCGATTGATGCTGTGGATGCTCTGGGTTATATAGACCGCAAGCGTGTTGCCGTTGGCGGCCATTCTTATGGTGCCTTCATGACAGCAAACCTGTTGACGCATTCAAAACTGTTTGCCTGCGGTATTGCACGCAGTGGTGCTTATAACCGTACGCTGACGCCATTTGGCTTCCAGAGTGAGCAACGCAATTACTGGGAAAGCCCTGAGGTGTATACCAAGATGTCACCATTCATGAATGCAGACAAAATGAAGACGCCACTGTTGCTGGTACATGGCGAAGCCGATAATAATCCCGGTACATTTACCCTGCAGACCGAGCGCTATTTCCAGGCCCTGAAAGGCCTGGGCGCACCGGTACGCATGGTGATACTACCGAAGGAAAGCCATAGTTATGCAGCCAGGGAAAACATTATGCATTTGTTGTGGGAACAGGATCAGTTCCTGGAAAAATGCCTGAAGAAATAA
- a CDS encoding HupE/UreJ family protein: MTFITKRLLARSFILALLFSMFSLPAHAHKPSDSYLTLRADQTGIHGQWDIALRDLDFAIGLDEDGNGELTWDEVRSKHADIAAYALARLKITAGEQPCPLTAGQQLIDQHSDGAYTVLMFDSTCIAEKIKVQYQLFFDLDTQHKGLLRLVNQKDVTSTAIFSPEQASQEFVAAEVNKWQQFSDYIFHGIWHIWIGFDHILFLLSLLLPAVLVLQAGKWQAASSFKAAAIDVLKIVTAFTVAHSITLTLAALNVLALPSRLVESAIAASVILAALNNLLPLFQGRRWLVAFTFGLIHGFGFASVLADLGLPQSALMLALVGFNLGVEIGQLTIVAGFLPLAYLLRRHWLHQRAIVQVGSVLIILIALLWFIERAFNMRLISS; the protein is encoded by the coding sequence ATGACATTCATCACCAAGCGCTTGCTTGCACGCAGTTTTATTCTGGCACTGCTGTTCAGTATGTTCAGCTTGCCTGCCCATGCCCACAAGCCCAGCGACAGTTACCTGACCTTGCGTGCCGACCAGACTGGTATCCATGGTCAATGGGATATCGCCTTGCGCGACCTCGACTTTGCCATAGGCCTGGATGAAGACGGCAATGGCGAGCTTACCTGGGATGAAGTACGCAGCAAGCATGCAGACATCGCCGCCTATGCACTCGCCAGGCTGAAGATCACTGCGGGTGAGCAGCCATGCCCGTTGACAGCAGGCCAACAATTGATAGACCAGCATAGCGATGGTGCTTATACCGTATTGATGTTTGACAGCACCTGCATTGCTGAAAAAATCAAAGTGCAGTACCAGTTATTTTTTGACCTCGATACCCAGCACAAAGGCTTGCTGCGTCTGGTGAACCAGAAGGATGTAACAAGCACCGCGATCTTCAGCCCCGAACAGGCCAGCCAGGAATTTGTCGCGGCAGAGGTCAACAAGTGGCAGCAATTCAGCGATTATATTTTTCATGGTATCTGGCATATCTGGATAGGTTTTGATCACATCCTGTTTTTATTGTCCTTGTTATTGCCTGCGGTACTGGTACTGCAGGCAGGTAAATGGCAAGCTGCCAGCAGCTTTAAAGCAGCCGCCATCGATGTCTTGAAGATAGTCACGGCATTTACTGTTGCCCACTCGATTACCCTGACACTGGCTGCGCTGAATGTACTGGCGTTGCCATCACGGCTGGTGGAATCCGCGATTGCCGCATCCGTCATTTTGGCAGCGCTGAATAATTTGTTGCCGCTGTTCCAGGGCAGGCGCTGGCTGGTGGCATTTACTTTTGGTCTTATCCACGGCTTTGGTTTTGCCAGCGTGCTGGCTGACCTTGGCTTGCCGCAATCGGCACTGATGCTGGCATTGGTTGGCTTTAACCTGGGTGTGGAAATAGGGCAACTGACCATCGTTGCAGGCTTTTTACCGCTGGCTTATCTGCTGCGCCGCCACTGGCTGCATCAGCGCGCCATCGTGCAGGTGGGTTCAGTGCTGATCATCCTGATTGCGCTGCTGTGGTTCATCGAGCGTGCCTTCAACATGCGTCTGATTTCATCTTAA
- a CDS encoding lipopolysaccharide assembly protein LapB yields the protein MHLPRFFSALLIMFSLVSLAFDAQATPFIPSNGKQVLEQLPSRTDPAQRAFAELRKRLAANPNNPAVTSELAQTYINAARNDGDPRYLGYAQAVLKPWWSLPNPPISVLVLRATILQSTHQFPEALLDLNNVLKQDRDNAQAWLTRATVLQVQGQFAQAKASCMHLYPLAPEVVTLTCLHNVGSLNGDATNSYATLATAYKKYEKNADSDAGTKIWVTTLLAEMAARLGDVIAAEAWYQTALTLASPDSYLLGSYADFLLDQQRPAEVVKLLKEKTRVDALLLRYALALKVQKSPLAAGQISLLDQRFEAAMLRGDTVHQREQARYELHLKNHPAIALKLAQLNWAIQKETADLRILLEAAAAHEPQAAAPALAWLKQNKLQDLTLKPVLARLGANS from the coding sequence ATGCACCTGCCTCGATTCTTTTCTGCGCTGTTGATCATGTTCAGCCTTGTCAGCCTTGCCTTTGATGCGCAAGCAACGCCATTTATTCCGAGCAATGGCAAGCAGGTGCTGGAACAATTGCCATCCCGCACAGACCCGGCGCAACGTGCCTTTGCCGAATTGCGCAAACGTCTGGCAGCAAACCCAAACAACCCCGCCGTTACAAGCGAACTGGCACAAACTTATATCAATGCTGCCCGCAATGACGGTGACCCGCGTTATCTAGGCTATGCACAGGCAGTATTGAAACCCTGGTGGAGTTTGCCAAATCCACCCATCAGCGTGTTGGTGTTGCGTGCCACCATACTGCAAAGTACACACCAATTTCCTGAAGCCCTGCTAGACCTGAACAATGTCTTGAAGCAGGACAGGGACAATGCCCAGGCCTGGCTAACGCGTGCCACGGTCTTGCAAGTACAGGGCCAGTTTGCCCAGGCCAAAGCCAGTTGCATGCACCTTTATCCTCTGGCACCTGAAGTGGTCACGCTGACCTGCCTGCATAATGTCGGCAGCCTGAATGGCGACGCTACCAACAGTTATGCAACGCTTGCTACAGCCTACAAAAAATATGAAAAAAATGCAGATAGCGATGCAGGGACAAAAATCTGGGTCACGACACTGCTGGCAGAAATGGCTGCCAGACTGGGCGATGTCATTGCAGCCGAAGCCTGGTATCAGACAGCCCTGACACTGGCATCACCAGACAGCTATCTGCTGGGTTCTTATGCCGACTTTTTACTGGATCAACAAAGACCTGCTGAAGTCGTCAAGCTGTTGAAAGAAAAAACCAGGGTCGATGCATTATTGCTGCGCTATGCGCTGGCCTTGAAAGTACAAAAATCGCCGCTTGCAGCCGGGCAAATCAGCTTGCTCGATCAGCGTTTTGAAGCCGCCATGCTGCGCGGCGACACTGTGCACCAGCGCGAGCAGGCGCGCTATGAATTACATTTAAAAAACCACCCGGCCATCGCCCTGAAACTGGCGCAACTGAATTGGGCCATACAAAAAGAAACCGCAGACTTGCGTATCTTGCTGGAAGCCGCCGCTGCACATGAACCTCAGGCTGCTGCACCAGCACTGGCATGGCTGAAGCAAAATAAACTGCAAGACCTGACGCTTAAACCTGTGCTCGCCAGACTGGGAGCCAACTCATGA
- a CDS encoding DUF4331 domain-containing protein, whose product MRQVTSKFNQKILLALVTAGSLNGIASLPAQASSHREAPFITRHPKVDAADFYMFRSYEANRAAFTTLIANYSPLQDSYGGPNYFSMDPDALYEIHIDNVGDGKEHLTFQFRFTNTNNDAQFTVGGKKVSIPLVINGGAIDGVNPAGLNVRETYTVTMVTGDRRTGTRQAVTNATTGSSTFDKPVDYIGNKSIPDYASYAAKHVFSVNIPGCTTPGKVFVGQRKDPFVVNLGETFDLINIKAPATAFDPNAEKAGHDDLAMKNVTAIEMEVPTSCLTNGKEAVIGGWTTASLRQGRAINPTPSSTGAASKEGGAWTQVSRLGMPLVNEVVIGLKEKDQFNHSKPSGDAQFINYVTNPTLPALVEVLFGSAGVKAPTNFPRNDLVAAFLTGIKGVNQPATVTPSEMLRLNTTTPVSATQNRLGVIAGDSAGFPNGRRPGDDVVDIALRVVMGRLCTLSIGCVPADAPAGSIDFTDGAYLDSSFIDNAFPYLKTPVAGALKR is encoded by the coding sequence ATGAGACAAGTAACATCGAAGTTCAATCAAAAAATCCTGCTCGCCCTGGTCACGGCAGGTAGTCTGAATGGCATTGCCTCGCTGCCAGCGCAGGCTTCCAGCCACCGCGAAGCACCGTTTATTACGCGCCACCCCAAAGTCGATGCTGCCGACTTCTATATGTTCCGTAGCTATGAGGCCAACCGCGCAGCCTTTACTACCCTGATTGCCAATTACTCCCCCTTGCAAGATTCTTATGGCGGCCCGAACTATTTCTCCATGGACCCGGACGCGCTGTATGAAATCCACATCGACAATGTCGGTGATGGCAAAGAACATCTGACTTTCCAGTTCCGCTTCACCAATACCAATAATGATGCGCAGTTTACTGTTGGCGGCAAGAAAGTTTCTATCCCGCTGGTCATCAATGGCGGTGCCATTGACGGTGTGAACCCTGCTGGTTTGAATGTACGTGAAACCTATACCGTCACCATGGTGACAGGCGACCGCCGCACTGGCACCCGCCAGGCGGTGACCAATGCCACCACTGGCTCCAGCACCTTTGACAAACCAGTTGATTACATCGGTAATAAATCGATTCCTGACTACGCCAGCTATGCAGCCAAGCATGTGTTTTCCGTCAATATTCCTGGTTGTACGACACCGGGTAAAGTGTTTGTCGGCCAGCGTAAAGACCCCTTCGTGGTCAACCTGGGTGAAACTTTTGACTTGATCAACATCAAGGCTCCTGCCACTGCATTTGATCCAAATGCAGAAAAAGCTGGCCATGATGACCTCGCCATGAAGAACGTCACTGCGATAGAAATGGAAGTACCCACCAGTTGCCTGACCAATGGCAAGGAAGCCGTCATCGGTGGCTGGACGACAGCCAGCTTGCGCCAGGGCCGTGCGATTAACCCGACCCCAAGCAGCACAGGTGCGGCATCGAAGGAAGGTGGCGCATGGACGCAGGTATCACGTCTGGGCATGCCACTGGTGAATGAAGTCGTGATTGGTCTCAAGGAGAAGGATCAATTCAACCATAGCAAACCTAGTGGCGATGCACAGTTCATCAACTATGTGACCAACCCTACCCTGCCTGCATTGGTAGAAGTATTGTTTGGCAGCGCTGGTGTCAAGGCACCAACCAACTTCCCGCGTAATGATCTGGTCGCCGCTTTCCTGACAGGTATCAAGGGTGTCAATCAGCCAGCAACAGTCACACCATCTGAAATGCTGCGTCTGAATACCACAACGCCTGTCAGTGCAACGCAAAATCGCCTGGGTGTCATCGCTGGTGACAGTGCGGGTTTCCCTAATGGCCGCCGTCCAGGCGATGACGTGGTAGATATCGCCTTGCGTGTAGTCATGGGTCGCTTGTGCACACTCAGCATAGGTTGCGTACCAGCTGATGCCCCAGCCGGCAGCATCGATTTCACTGATGGCGCCTATCTGGATAGCAGCTTCATCGACAATGCCTTCCCTTACCTGAAAACCCCTGTGGCTGGCGCACTGAAACGCTAA